A DNA window from Carassius gibelio isolate Cgi1373 ecotype wild population from Czech Republic chromosome A6, carGib1.2-hapl.c, whole genome shotgun sequence contains the following coding sequences:
- the LOC128015812 gene encoding cytokine-inducible SH2-containing protein, whose translation MILCVQGPAHLQDTSDQMVSFPVVTFSSPRCIHATVTLWDPSKDFRSISDNFSYLDASGWYWGAISASEAHSVLQGASEGTFLIRDSSHPLYMLTLSVKTGRGPTNVRIEYSLGRFRLDSTSPAKSRLQSFPDVPSLVQHYVDSRNKGGEEKTEELDHVTLPAPKECAVLLKLKRPIHRPQAFPSLQHLTRLVINKHTTCTESLPLPKPLLQYLQDYPFQL comes from the exons gcCAGCTCATTTGCAAGATACTTCTGATCAAATGGTCAGTTTTCCAGTGGTGACTTTCTCATCTCCTCGCTGCATCCATGCAACCGTTACCTTATGGGACCCTAGCAAAGATTTCAGATCTATCTCCGATAATTTCTCCTATCTGGATGCCTCAG GTTGGTACTGGGGTGCCATCTCTGCCAGTGAGGCCCACTCTGTCCTACAGGGGGCATCAGAGGGTACTTTCCTGATACGGGACAGCAGCCACCCTCTCTATATGTTGACACTGTCTGTTAAAACGGGTCGTGGGCCAACGAATGTCCGCATTGAGTACAGTCTCGGACGTTTCCGCCTGGACTCCACTTCCCCGGCCAAATCTCGCCTGCAGTCCTTCCCTGATGTCCCCAGCCTCGTGCAGCACTACGTGGACTCCAGGAACAAAGGGGGGGAGGAAAAGACTGAGGAATTGGATCACGTAACTTTGCCAGCACCCAAGGAATGTGCGGTGTTGCTGAAACTCAAAAGACCAATCCATCGTCCTCAAGCCTTTCCTTCCTTGCAGCACCTCACTCGTTTGGTAATCAACAAACATACCACTTGCACAGAAAGCCTGCCTCTACCGAAACCATTACTTCAGTATCTTCAGGATTACCCTTTCCAGCTCTGA